A region of Dictyostelium discoideum AX4 chromosome 1 chromosome, whole genome shotgun sequence DNA encodes the following proteins:
- a CDS encoding NAD+ transhydrogenase (Similar to P~Similar to AB-specific) yields MNNLLSLITKKVSPNQIGTILKTKSSSSSSLLNNIRYSTLNNSNKLIHPISTSTRFNCNFNESNKNVLNKNNFEPSNKVISIKRNVTNRLFYSTLKDQTGSVLPTTPNQGITSIDMALELTKDAKGIPFEQLTIGIPTEVYQNEKRVSMTPENVGVLVKKGYKVLVEEGAGKGAKFSDAKYIEAGAKITTAANLFKKTDILLKVRGPQFNTNLGKHEVEMMKEGATVISFLSPAQNAETLKLLSQKKANAIAVDCIPRISRAQVFDGLSSMANIAGYKAVMEASNYFGRFFGGAITAAGRVQPAKVLVIGAGVAGLSAIGTAKNIGAIVRAFDTRSVTKEQVESLGGEFLEVKIKESGEGSGGYAKHMSKEYIEAEMALFERQCKEVDIVITTALIPGVPAPKLITKQMVDQMKPGSVIVDLAAETGGNCELTKPGEAYNYNGVSIIGFTDLPSKMATQSSTLYSNNITKFLLSLGNDKDGFKLDFTDEVHRGSTVTYNGTLIWPAPKKPVPVTPPSPSTPVSNKEKVESNLVKEETSLFNKTLKSALGATAAMCGAVAMSMGLPADFMVNLTTFSLAALIGYKVVWGVTPALHSPLMSITNAISGIVAVAGLHLMGGGYIPSTGGQLLASAAVFMASINIAGGFTITKRMLDMFKLPTDKPTYEYLYGIPSLGFLAAYLSTVGSGGPALTQLAYLASSIMCILSISGLSSAKSSRLGNILGMGGIAIGLGATVASLGVSSALLAQMAGVGLVGGGIGYLFSKRVNFTELPQLTAAFHSFVGMAAVLASGASLLADYSNFAALDTIHKSSVYLGALIGGITFTGSVVAYAKLQGHIGKWKVPSKPYHVPNRHLVNTGLALANVATFATFLSTTNPTLGLACLGATTILSFIQGHLLTAAINGPDMPVVVTVLNSYSGWALVAEGFMLDSSLLNIVGAIVGSSGAILSYIMCKAMNRNLMSVILGGVGTSSMGKGEAMKITGTHTEINVDQASEMITNSKNILIVPGYGMVVSKSQYPVAEMVKTLIEKGHNVKFGIHPVAGRLPGHLNICLSEAKVPYDIVFEMEEINPEMKDIDLAIVIGANDTVNSASVEDPNSIIAGMPVIEVWKAKHCIVMKRSLTNAGYADIQNPVFYKPNTSMLLGDATNTCKELANKIDKHYNSSH; encoded by the exons atgaataatttattatctttaattacaaaaaaagtTTCACCAAATCAAATCggaacaattttaaaaacaaaatcatcatcatcatcatcattattaaataatattagatATTCAACATTGAATAATTCCAATAAATTAATCCACCCAATTTCAACATCCACAAgatttaattgtaatttcaatgaatcaaataagaatgttttaaataaaaacaacttTGAACCTTCAAATAAAGTta tttcaattaaaagaaatgtaACAAATAGATTATTTTATAGTACATTAAAAGATCAAACTGGAAGTGTATTACCAACAACACCGAATCAAGGAATAACATCAATTGATATGGCATTAGAATTAACAAAAGATGCAAAAGGTATTCCATTTGAACAATTAACTATTGGTATCCCAACTGAAGTTtatcaaaatgaaaagaGAGTATCAATGACACCTGAAAATGTTGGAGTTTTGGTGAAAAAAGGTTACAAAGTGTTAGTTGAAGAAGGAGCTGGTAAAGGTGCAAAATTCTCTGATGCTAAATATATTGAAGCCGGTGCAAAAATTACAACTGCAGCTAATTTATTCAAGAAAACCGATATATTACTAAAGGTTAGAGGTCCACAATTTAATACAAACTTGGGTAAACATGAAGTTGAAATGATGAAAGAAGGTGCTACAGTAATTAGCTTTTTATCACCAGCACAAAATGCAGAAACTTTAAAGTTACTATCACAAAAGAAAGCTAATGCCATTGCAGTTGATTGTATACCAAGAATTAGTAGAGCACAGGTTTTTGATGGTTTATCATCAATGGCAAATATTGCAGGTTATAAAGCAGTGATGGAGGCATCCAACTATTTTGGTAGATTCTTTGGTGGAGCCATTACAGCCGCTGGTAGAGTTCAGCCTGCTAAAGTATTGGTTATTGGTGCTGGTGTTGCTGGTTTATCTGCTATTGGTACCGCTAAAAATATTGGTGCTATCGTTAGAGCATTCGATACTAGATCTGTTACCAAAGAACAAGTTGAATCATTGGGTGGTGAATTTTTAGAAGTGAAAATCAAAGAGAGTGGAGAAGGTTCAGGTGGCTATGCAAAACACATGTCAAAGGAATACATTGAGGCTGAAATGGCATTGTTTGAACGTCAATGTAAAGAAGTGGATATCGTAATTACAACCGCTTTAATTCCAGGTGTACCTGCTCCAAAATTAATTACCAAACAAATGGTTGATCAAATGAAACCAGGTAGTGTTATTGTAGATTTAGCTGCTGAAACTGGTGGTAATTGTGAATTAACAAAACCAGGCGAAgcttataattataatggtGTTTCAATTATTGGTTTCACTGATTTACCATCAAAAATGGCAACTCAATCAAGTACACtctatagtaataatatcacCAAGTTTCTCTTATCTTTAGGTAATGATAAAGATGGTTTCAAATTAGATTTCACTGATGAAGTTCATAGAGGTTCAACAGTAACTTATAATGGTACTTTAATTTGGCCAGCCCCAAAGAAACCAGTTCCAGTGActccaccatcaccatcaacaccTGTTAGTAATAAAGAAAAGGTTGAGAGTAATCTTGTTAAAGAAGAaacttcattatttaataaaacattGAAATCAGCATTGGGTGCAACAGCAGCAATGTGTGGTGCAGTTGCAATGTCAATGGGATTACCAGCAGATTTTATGGTTAATTTAACAACATTCTCATTGGCTGCATTAATTGGTTATAAAGTAGTTTGGGGTGTTACACCAGCATTACATAGTCCATTAATGTCAATTACAAATGCAATTAGTGGTATAGTAGCAGTTGCAGGTTTACATTTAATGGGTGGTGGTTATATACCTTCGACTGGTGGTCAACTATTAGCAAGTGCTGCAGTATTTATGGCATCAATTAATATTGCTGGTGGTTTTACAATCACCAAGAGAATGTTGGATATGTTTAAATTACCAACTGATAAACCAACCTATGAATATCTATACGGTATACCATCATTAGGTTTCTTGGCTGCTTATTTATCAACGGTTGGTAGTGGTGGTCCAGCTCTAACTCAATTGGCATACTTAGCATCTTCAATTATGTGTATTCTCTCAATTAGTGGTTTATCAAGTGCAAAATCATCAAGACTTGGTAATATTTTAGGTATGGGTGGTATTGCAATTGGTTTGGGTGCAACTGTTGCTTCTTTAGGTGTATCAAGTGCTCTACTCGCTCAAATGGCTGGTGTTGGTttagttggtggtggtattggtTATTTGTTTTCAAAGAGAGTAAACTTTACTGAACTTCCACAACTCACTGCAGCATTCCACAGTTTTGTAGGTATGGCAGCTGTATTGGCATCAGGTGCCTCTTTATTGGCTGATTATAGTAATTTTGCAGCTTTAGATACAATTCATAAGAGTTCAGTTTATTTGGGTGCTTTAATTGGTGGTATTACATTCACAGGTTCAGTTGTTGCCTATGCAAAATTACAAGGTCATATTGGTAAATGGAAGGTACCATCAAAACCATATCATGTTCCAAATCGTCATTTAGTGAACACTGGTTTAGCATTAGCAAATGTTGCTACTTTTGCAACTTTCTTATCAACAACCAATCCAACATTAGGTTTAGCATGTTTAGGTGCTACCACTATTCTTTCATTCATTCAAGGTCATTTATTAACCGCTGCAATTAATGGTCCAGATATGCCAGTTGTTGTAACTGTATTAAATAGTTATTCAGGTTGGGCATTGGTTGCTGAAGGTTTCATGTTAGATTCATCCCTATTGAATATTGTTGGTGCAATTGTTGGTTCAAGTGGTGCAATCTTATCATATATCATGTGTAAAGCTATGAATAGAAATCTTATGAGTGTTATTTTAGGTGGTGTTGGTACATCAAGTATGGGAAAAGGTGAAGCAATGAAAATCACAGGTACTCACACTGAAATCAATGTTGATCAAGCAAGTGAAATGATTACCAACTCTAAAAATATTCTCATTGTACCAGGTTATGGTATGGTTGTTAGTAAAAGTCAATATCCAGTTGCAGAGATGgttaaaactttaattgaaaaaggtCACAATGTTAAATTTGGTATTCATCCAGTAGCAGGTAGATTACCAGGTCACTTGAATATTTGCTTAAGTGAAGCAAAGGTTCCATATGACATTGTTTTCGAAATGGAAGAAATTAATCCAGAAATGAAAGATATAGATTTAGCAATCGTAATTGGTGCAAATGATACCGTCAATAGTGCATCAGTTGAAGatccaaattcaattatcgCTGGTATGCCAGTTATTGAAGTTTGGAAAGCAAAACATTGTATCGTTATGAAACGTTCATTAACAAATGCTGGTTATGCCGATATTCAAAATCCAGTATTTTATAAACCAAATACTTCAATGTTATTAGGTGATGCTACAAACACTTGTAAAGAATTggcaaataaaattgataaacatTATAATTCATctcattaa